A stretch of the Mesorhizobium sp. Pch-S genome encodes the following:
- a CDS encoding UbiH/UbiF family hydroxylase, giving the protein MPDSKTRIIVAGTGPAGLIAALGFAHAGFSVSLIGPDANISDGRTTALMNPALKVLDRIGILGELQAVAAPLKVMRIIDATRRLIRSPVVTFRASEIDEERFGLNFPNNVLNPTLAKAVEASPGIEWRKSLVAGWSLEKDVATAVLADGTSVSGALAVAADGRLSPAREAAGITTARRAYPQAALVLNFSHRVEHGFVSTEFHTETGPCTQVPLPGNRSSLVWVVEPEMAEELAALDDAALSVKVEERMQSMLGRVGVEPGRQIYPLSAATPLRFAARRIALVGEAAHVFPPIGAQGLNLGIRDIDDLIDVALKHRDDPGAVAALAAYDFKRRPDILARSGAVNLLNMSLLSDMLPAQMARSAGLGLLGGFAPLRAFFMREGLRPGSGFAAIAGGLREQVRR; this is encoded by the coding sequence ATGCCCGATTCCAAAACCCGTATCATCGTCGCAGGCACCGGTCCGGCCGGTCTGATCGCGGCTCTTGGTTTTGCCCATGCCGGTTTTTCCGTGTCGCTGATCGGGCCCGACGCCAACATCTCCGATGGCCGCACCACCGCGCTGATGAATCCGGCACTCAAGGTGCTCGACCGGATCGGTATTCTTGGCGAACTACAGGCCGTGGCTGCTCCACTCAAGGTCATGCGCATCATTGATGCCACGCGACGCCTCATCCGCAGCCCGGTGGTGACTTTCCGTGCAAGCGAGATCGATGAAGAACGGTTTGGCCTGAACTTTCCGAACAATGTGCTCAATCCGACGCTGGCCAAGGCGGTCGAAGCGTCGCCCGGGATCGAATGGCGCAAGTCCCTGGTTGCCGGATGGTCTCTCGAAAAAGACGTGGCAACGGCTGTTCTTGCCGACGGCACTTCCGTTTCCGGCGCCCTTGCCGTTGCCGCCGACGGCCGTCTGTCGCCGGCGCGCGAAGCTGCCGGCATAACGACAGCGAGACGCGCCTATCCGCAGGCGGCGCTGGTGCTGAATTTCTCCCACCGGGTTGAGCATGGTTTCGTCTCGACCGAATTCCACACCGAGACCGGCCCGTGCACGCAGGTTCCCCTGCCCGGGAACCGATCGAGCCTGGTCTGGGTGGTCGAACCGGAAATGGCCGAGGAACTGGCGGCACTCGATGACGCTGCACTCTCGGTCAAGGTCGAGGAACGCATGCAGTCGATGCTTGGCCGTGTCGGCGTCGAGCCTGGCCGACAGATCTATCCGCTCTCCGCCGCCACGCCACTGCGTTTCGCGGCAAGGCGGATCGCTCTGGTTGGCGAGGCAGCCCATGTCTTCCCGCCCATCGGCGCGCAAGGGCTCAACCTCGGCATCAGGGATATCGATGATCTCATTGATGTCGCTTTGAAACATCGGGACGACCCCGGCGCCGTCGCGGCGCTCGCTGCCTACGATTTCAAGCGGCGGCCCGATATCCTGGCCCGGAGCGGTGCCGTCAATCTGCTCAACATGTCATTGCTCTCAGACATGCTGCCCGCCCAGATGGCACGCAGCGCGGGCCTTGGCCTGCTTGGCGGCTTTGCGCCGCTGCGTGCTTTCTTCATGCGCGAGGGACTTCGTCCCGGCAGCGGGTTCGCAGCGATCGCCGGCGGGCTAAGGGAACAGGTCCGGCGGTAG
- a CDS encoding AEC family transporter has product MSEVIGLVLPFFGLIFLGFLVARLTRQPLEALGWMNTFIVYVALPALFFQLLAKTPFEKLTEWNFILGSVFSTYVVFSLMFAASVFLSRGEIAQSTIKALAAAYGNIGYMGPGLALLAFGEQAAVPVALIFCFENIIHFAVAPMMMALSGGEKRPVPELILDVIRKIVLHPFIIATAIGVAAAYFQFRPPMPVERLLVYLSNAAAPCALFAMGVTLALRPLNRVPAEMLPIALLKLIVHPLLCYVVLSAVGNFSPTWLFSAVLLAALPTATNVFVIAQQYGVWVQRASASVLITTCLSVFTVTGLLYLIRNGILPPDLFP; this is encoded by the coding sequence ATGTCGGAAGTCATCGGTCTGGTCCTGCCGTTCTTCGGGTTGATCTTCCTGGGTTTTCTGGTGGCGCGCCTGACCAGGCAGCCGCTGGAAGCGCTGGGATGGATGAATACTTTCATCGTCTATGTCGCTTTGCCGGCGCTTTTTTTCCAGCTTCTCGCCAAGACGCCGTTCGAGAAGCTGACCGAATGGAATTTCATCCTCGGTTCGGTCTTTTCGACCTATGTCGTCTTTTCCCTGATGTTTGCCGCATCCGTCTTCCTGTCACGCGGCGAAATCGCCCAATCGACCATAAAGGCGCTGGCTGCGGCCTACGGCAACATCGGCTACATGGGCCCGGGCCTGGCGCTGCTCGCCTTTGGCGAACAGGCTGCGGTGCCGGTGGCGCTTATCTTCTGTTTCGAGAACATCATCCATTTCGCCGTCGCGCCGATGATGATGGCGCTGTCCGGTGGCGAAAAGAGACCTGTGCCGGAGCTGATCCTGGATGTCATCCGCAAGATCGTCCTGCATCCTTTCATCATCGCCACGGCCATCGGCGTCGCTGCCGCCTATTTTCAGTTTCGGCCGCCCATGCCGGTGGAAAGGCTGCTCGTCTACCTGTCGAACGCAGCCGCCCCCTGCGCGCTGTTTGCCATGGGAGTGACGCTGGCACTGCGGCCCTTGAACCGTGTCCCGGCCGAAATGCTGCCGATCGCACTGCTCAAGCTCATCGTGCACCCGCTGCTCTGCTATGTGGTGTTGAGTGCAGTCGGCAATTTCTCGCCTACATGGCTTTTTTCGGCTGTGCTCCTGGCTGCCTTGCCGACGGCGACCAATGTCTTCGTCATTGCCCAGCAATATGGTGTGTGGGTGCAGCGCGCTTCTGCCAGCGTGCTGATCACCACCTGCCTGTCGGTGTTTACCGTGACGGGGCTGCTTTATCTGATCCGCAACGGCATCCTACCGCCGGACCTGTTCCCTTAG
- the hspQ gene encoding heat shock protein HspQ gives MKTARFSIGQVVRHRLFPFRGIIFDVDPQFANTEEWYESIPAEVRPRKDQPFYHLLAENSETEYIAYVSEQNLLEDDSGEPVRHPQINELFEKTADGRYEPRHHSKH, from the coding sequence ATGAAAACAGCCAGATTCTCGATCGGACAGGTGGTTCGCCATCGGCTGTTTCCGTTTCGCGGCATCATCTTCGATGTCGATCCGCAATTCGCCAACACCGAAGAATGGTATGAATCGATCCCCGCGGAAGTCAGGCCGCGCAAGGATCAGCCATTTTACCATCTGCTGGCCGAGAATTCGGAGACCGAGTACATCGCCTATGTCTCGGAGCAGAACCTGCTCGAGGACGATTCCGGCGAACCGGTACGGCATCCGCAGATCAACGAGCTGTTCGAGAAGACGGCGGACGGACGCTACGAGCCCAGGCATCACTCGAAGCACTAA
- a CDS encoding GNAT family N-acetyltransferase, translated as MATLTVSTEVDEEIADMIGEGLDEYNIAKGGPYNEEEIWILARDDDGGVLGGLKGHIEYSWMFVDWLWVSPENRKSGLGSQLLGKAEAVAREHGCLGAYLETFSFQAPEFYKRHGFEEFGRIDDYPPGQATIWLKKRF; from the coding sequence ATGGCGACGTTGACCGTCAGCACGGAAGTCGATGAAGAGATTGCCGATATGATCGGCGAGGGGCTGGACGAATACAACATCGCGAAAGGCGGGCCCTATAACGAAGAAGAGATCTGGATCCTGGCGCGCGATGACGATGGCGGCGTCCTGGGCGGACTCAAGGGCCATATCGAATATTCCTGGATGTTCGTCGATTGGCTGTGGGTCAGCCCCGAGAACCGCAAAAGCGGCCTTGGCAGCCAGTTGCTCGGCAAGGCGGAGGCCGTCGCTCGCGAACACGGCTGCCTCGGCGCCTATCTCGAGACGTTTTCCTTCCAGGCACCGGAATTCTACAAACGTCACGGTTTTGAGGAATTCGGCCGTATCGACGACTATCCTCCCGGGCAGGCCACCATCTGGCTGAAGAAGCGGTTCTGA
- the rnd gene encoding ribonuclease D, whose amino-acid sequence MHLITTQDELDAVVRELAKSEFVTVDTEFIRETTFWPVLCLIQMAAPGVTALIDPLAPGLDLKPFFDLMRNENVTKVFHAARQDIEIIVHLGDLVPHPVFDTQVAAMVCGFGDSVSYDQLVQKVTGARLDKSSRFTDWRHRPLSDKQLDYALADVTHLIDVYKHLKDQLAREDRAHWLNEEMEVLTSRETYDPHPEDAWKRLKMRLRKPQELAVVQAVAAWREREARERDVPRGRVLKDDAIYEVAQQAPRDANALGRLRTTPKGWERSATATSLLDAVNTALARPKEEMPKLPKVFQPPEGTSAASELLKVLLRIVAEKQGVAAKVLATSDDIDRIAAEGEEADVPALQGWRRAVFGDAALRLVRGEIGIKFEKRRIAVFDLKN is encoded by the coding sequence ATGCATCTGATAACAACCCAAGACGAACTGGATGCGGTTGTTCGCGAACTCGCCAAATCCGAATTCGTCACCGTCGACACCGAGTTCATCCGCGAAACCACTTTCTGGCCCGTGCTCTGCCTGATCCAGATGGCGGCTCCCGGCGTTACCGCGCTGATCGATCCGCTTGCACCAGGGCTGGATCTGAAGCCGTTCTTCGATCTGATGCGCAACGAGAACGTCACCAAGGTTTTCCACGCCGCACGCCAGGACATCGAAATCATCGTCCATCTCGGCGACCTCGTTCCGCATCCGGTTTTCGACACCCAGGTTGCCGCCATGGTCTGCGGCTTCGGTGACAGCGTCTCCTATGACCAGCTGGTGCAGAAGGTGACCGGCGCCCGCCTCGACAAGTCGTCGCGTTTCACCGACTGGCGGCACCGGCCGCTCTCCGACAAGCAGCTCGACTATGCGCTGGCCGACGTCACCCATCTGATCGATGTCTACAAGCATCTGAAAGACCAGCTGGCCCGCGAGGATCGTGCTCATTGGCTGAACGAGGAAATGGAGGTGCTCACCTCCCGCGAGACATACGACCCACATCCCGAGGATGCCTGGAAGCGGCTGAAGATGCGGTTGCGCAAACCGCAGGAGCTGGCGGTCGTGCAGGCTGTCGCCGCCTGGCGTGAGCGCGAGGCCCGGGAGCGCGACGTGCCGCGCGGGCGGGTGCTGAAAGACGATGCGATCTATGAGGTCGCACAACAGGCGCCACGCGATGCCAACGCGCTCGGCCGGCTGCGCACCACGCCGAAGGGCTGGGAGCGCTCTGCGACGGCAACGTCACTGCTCGATGCGGTCAACACGGCGCTGGCGCGTCCCAAGGAAGAGATGCCGAAACTGCCGAAGGTGTTTCAGCCACCGGAGGGCACAAGTGCTGCATCGGAACTGCTGAAGGTGCTGCTCCGAATCGTTGCCGAGAAGCAGGGCGTTGCCGCCAAGGTGCTGGCGACAAGCGACGATATCGACCGGATCGCCGCGGAAGGCGAGGAAGCCGACGTGCCAGCCCTGCAAGGCTGGCGTCGCGCCGTGTTCGGCGATGCTGCGCTCCGGCTCGTACGCGGCGAAATCGGCATCAAGTTCGAGAAGCGCAGGATCGCTGTCTTCGACCTGAAAAACTGA